TGTAAAGCAAGAGGCAGCCTTGGAAGAAATACAATGAATGTGGTCAGGTGACTGGGAGAGAAATACCAGTGTATTACAAGCATGCTCAGGCCAAATCGTAATTATAAACACAATTGTTTCTGTGAGATCTTTGAAACCAAACATCATAAAGTGCCTTATTTTATGACAATGTTAGAACCCTGTCCAAAAATTCCATGGGTGTGTCATCTATCAAAAGTAATGTAAATATCTCATTCTAGTATTTCTCCCAGTTGTGTTATGGTCTTCTATCATCCATCTTCAaatttacttgctttttttttttttttttttttttttgagacagtcttgctctgttgcccaggctggagcgcaatggcgtgaactcggctcactgcaacctccacctcctgggttcaagcaattctctggcttcagcctcctgagtagctgggactacaggcatgagccaccatgcccggccttcaaaTTTACTATCTATAGTCATGTCCCACTCTTGGTTAACTACAACTTCCACTTTAATTAAATTTGTTAATTCTGTTTAAAGGACCACATATTAAAAGCACACCACTATCGCTGTATTCATGTTCTTTTACCTGAAAAATCCTTAATTCCCATCCAAGTTTGCACGTCTTtaaagaatcaacctaaataccagGCTATCTTAAAACCTGTCATTATGAGGCTAATTGTACATGTTCACCTTCTTCTTTTTACATCCCATGCCACTCTGTATAAAGAGTATTATTCTATTTTACATCAAATCCCAGTGTAATTACCCTCTTACTTACAGTGTAAATATCCCTCTTACTCAATTGTAAGCTCTTTGAGTATAGACACAGTGTACACCACTTCATTTCTTGCCCATGACaggaacttttttgtttttttgagacagtctcactctgttgcctagtttggagtgcagtggcatgatgtccactcattgcaacctccacctcccgggttcaagtgattctcgtgcctcagccttcagagtagccgggattacaggcataagtccccatgcccggctaatttttgcatatttagtaaagacggggtttcaccatgttggccaggctggtctcgaactcctgacctcaggtgatccacccgcctcggcctcccaaagtgctgggattgcaggtgtgagccacagtgcccagcctataaCAGGTACTTAATAAACTTAGTTAAAACCAGATATCTGCCAACACCcataaattatattaaagtaGAAAAGTTCAATGGGAGAATACAATATTTGAATGAATAACTATCTTAGAAATGATATGCGGTTTGAAGGGAACAATATAAGATACTAGATTAGggcaatgcttctcaaactttaatgtgtgtAAAAGTCACCTGGATGGGAATCTTATTAAACAGATTCTCCAGAGAATTTGATTCAGTAGGCCTGGGGTAAAGCTACGAACTTGCATTTCTAATAAATTACCACatgctgctgatgctgctggacAGTGGATAAAATACTGAGTAGCATTAGTTGAAGGGGCAAGCTTCATGTCATAATGTCTGGACCTAAATTCCACCACTACAATGTACTGGCTTTATAATATTAAGTTACCAAATTTCTTTAAACTTCACTCAGCTTCCTCgcttaaaatggtaataataatggaACTTCTTGGGACTGACATAATAACTAATCTATAAAGCATGCTTCTGGTAGTGCCTAAAACATAGTATGTGCTCAAAAATTAGGTGTCAGTGTGAGTACTTAATGGTACAAATAGGTCAACAGATTTCTAAAGAGCGGGGGTCATTAACTATGGGCTGCAGGATATATCTGGCTTGTTGCCTGTTTTGGTAATGCTGGTGAATTAAGAacagttttgtgggttttttgttttgttttgttttgtttttgagacaggttctcattcttgttgcccagactgcagtgcagtagtgcaaacacagctcactgtagcctcctcGACCTCtggggctaaagcaatcctcccacttcagccttctgagtagctgggaccacaggcaacgccaccacaccgggctaatttaaaaaaaaaaattgtctgtaGAGACTGGgtcctgccatgttgcccaggctagtctcaaaatcctggcctcaagcaatcctcccacactgctggagttacaggcgtgtGTTACCATGCCCAGTCCTAAAATGTATACTTTAAGGCTCTTTACATTAAAAGATTGTCACCAAGTGACTTCATCAGTGAATTATTAAGTTTAGAACCATCAATATTTCTGGATTATCTGACAATAATGTTCAGTGGCTATAGTTTATAATGTAGCAGTACAAAAGTAATGAAGGATTCTTAGAAAACAGATAACACAAAAGAACTGGGAAATAAGATGAATTTGAGGGATAAGAGGTAAAATGAGATAATTACTATCAAAGTTCCTCTAATCAGAAAATGCTGTTAGATGTCCCaacccactttttaaaaagtcgatatttattgtcttttttttcctgattataaaaacatatttatagtatttggaaaatacaaaaacatatacaGAATATAGATCAGTCATTCCCAGTATTAGAGATAATCATGTTTAAACATCTTCACTTTTATAAAATTGGGATGTTACTGTacaaaatggttatttttttaatgtgacatTTCTCCAAAATCCACGTGTTCTCTGAGAACATTGTGTTCAATAGCTAATGATGTCCCATTTTTTAGAAAtgccatgatttatttaattattgcccTCATCATTTGATTTTAGGTTAAGGTTTTATTATTTCTGAATAATGGTGAAATAAACAAGCTTGCTTATCATATTTCTGcatatctttgatttttttcctgctatatgttactataattttaaaaattgtctaaaTTTGTGCTGCTTTCAagggaagcagaagaaagagaagattATAGACAAGGGTAATGATAATTAAgcagtctctctcctctctctgtggTTTTCCAGATTTCCAAACCACACCAGTTTTAGGGATTTCTACCTAATAATAAGTAACATTAAATGACATATTCTTTTTTACCAaccatcattttttttaaaaccccCCTTCCTACATTCATACCATTATAATCAGGAAAACAAAGTTCCCCCTTCCCTtagaaaaaaaggcaataatcttatcaaaaatattttatttacaaaaaattaattatactATACATCCTATACTGGAAATACATTGAATAATTGCTAAAATAAATACAGGCAATTAATTCAACTTTTTATAAGAATGAGAGAATTTGACATTTGAATGTTATCAAAGCTTAACTTAGAACATAAATAGTTAAAAAGGCAAACTCAAGTTTTCATCTCATTTATTGGCATGGTGTGTTTTGTTTTCCACAAGCTCTCCAATCAGTGAGAGTCTTGAGTTTCAGATGTACCTTTTTGTACTCTGAAGGTAGGATGTGCAGCTTTTTCTTAGGCAGGATAGATGTAACATAGATGACTGCATAAAAAAGAGGCAGAAAGGCAGGaagcccatttttttttaacacttctcCATGTGTCTCTGCCTCACCATAATGCTGTTTATTCAATTATTCATATATTCCGATTGTGTTTTCAACACAGGTCTACACAGCACCAGCTACAAGGCAAGGTCAATcgtgtaaaaaataaaactggataaTGGAGGCCTTGTAGTAACTAAATTAGCCAAGTTCAGAGTATTTGGTTCAACAATTTTTATATGTGCCAATCATTGATATACTTATTAAACCTTGATGTCACTTCTactgtgtagacatttttatACAGGTCCAGAACAGGAAATAGGAAGTGATGATCTGTgtaattcagaaaaacaaaattcctcATTTGAAAGTAAAAGAGGATAGATACTTGGTGATTCTATCTGCCAATTTtgaatttatatgttttataatttatccaACTCACCCGTGTAAACATTATACTAACATGTAAAGTGAACTggcaagttgaaaaaaaaaagacaggcaaaACATGTTCAATGTATAGGTAGGACCCAGTAAATTCAGGCCACAGAACAAAACCGTTGATAAACTGCATTGTATGTGTCCAAAATTACACAGATAATTTCTCCACTTTCCACTTGACTTGTCTGGGAAAACACTGCCAGAATCTCCAAAGATTATTCATCTTTGATACCCATGTTTTGTCCAGTGCTGGATGCCTACTGTTTTCTTTCAAAGACTATCAttccctttttttaaaatcttatgaaAAAATTGCACTACCTTTGGCCTTgattttcaatgatttttttttttaggtacacACGAAAGTGTGCATTTTTACTTCCAAAGTGTGATAGGTATATTGGccttttctaaaagaaataaaaacaaaaagttaaaatattgaaaGTTTAAATACTTCTTTCACAGAAATAAACTATTCAATTTTAaaaggtagagagagagaaacattttattctttctatcaTGAACATCAGTCAACCAAGCTTCACATTTTGGGCAGgattttttaagtataaattttttaagaacttattttattttaaaaaaggaagaacaggCTTATTTTGGCAGAGAAGTAAAATAGAGAATATGCAAAATTTGTCTTAAGATTggcatacaaaatttaaaaacacagtacAATTATATCAAAATACAGCACAGCCAACGGCCTTTAAAACTTCCTTTGGCATTTCATTTggtaaagttaaaaagaaaatccttcctaaaaaaaaaaattatcatctatCAAAACAGTCCATAAGTTAGGTCGTATAGGTTGAAAGAACTTTTCCTTGAGTTTCCAAAATCCTTTTCTTCCATGATAACCCACATAAAGCATGGCTAGTGAGGTATATAGGGCAAAACACTTTCAGGCGGATGCACAGTAAGGAAAAAGTGCATAAACAAAGAATTCATCCCATTTTCATAGAAATAACAGGTTAAATCTGAGTTTCTTCTTGTTGATGTATTGTTTTACTTTGGCAGAATGAAAATAAACCCATATAAATGTCTTTGTTCAAGTCCCAGCAGCAGTGATATGTCTCCTTTGGGGGCATTATCTGATGCCACAATACTGTACAGCCCCTAGAGGAACTAAGGTGTTGTGTGTGACTGCAAACGTCAAAACATGGAAGATCATACATCAAGCACCATGTCATATTGTTGTCCCTTCTTCCGCCTGCCACACTTATTGATGAGAACTACATACAGCGTCAAAAGCATGACCCAATAGCATGCATAGAGCAACGTTCCAACAATTAGAACTGTCTGTTTGGATTCTGAAAATGGCCTTTTAGACTCCTTATAAATGGTGAAAATCACACCACCCAGGAGGATTGTAAACCAAACTGATACTGGAATGAGTCCTATGAAATTAACAACAATGGTTTTCCTTCCTGATGTGCCCCACCCAGCTTTGTTTATTGTTGCAATTGCAAACATCTTGGCGGGAAGTAAACTTGACATGTATAACACTGAGTAGAGAGACATGAAGACCATGACGATATTTCCTCTAAGGCAGCTGGCAAAAGATGATTTTATGAGACCTACTAGCTGGACAGTTAACAAGAAGAGGAGAATGTTCCAAATTTTACCCCGGTAGAAGAGCTGGATTACTGTGGcaatgagaaagaaaggaaagaatccaGTGATAATCGCTTCGTAGGTCATCCACAAGTGATGTTTGTGAAACCACATTGCATTGTACAGCCATTCTCGGAAGTAGGACTTGCTCCAACGGGTCTGCTGGTTTAGCCATCTGAGATATTCTATAGGTGTTTCAGTAAGGCACTTAGATCGAGCTGTGTATTTTGTTGCATAGCCCAGACTCAGCACCCGGTTCGTGAGATGCCTGTCATCACCAAAGCTACATTGGTTGCCCATAAATTCTTGATTGTACCAATCTTCCACAAACTCATGCAACAAGGAGTTTCTGTACATTCCCAGAGGTCCACTAATGCACTGGACACACCCAAAATAAGACTGACAGGCCCTTTCTATATTAAAAGCCATCCAATATCTTACACTGCTGAGGAATGAGATCCAGGAATCATACTTGTTTAAaatctgcaagaagaaaaacataagtAATAGGTAAGCTTTAGCTAAAAATTCCAGCAAAACCTGTTCCATCCTGAGGTTACTACCTGGagtaatatttgttattttatcctCCCATTTTGGCTTCGTTCCTCTTTTTGGCGtggttattttatgttttctctgaTTCTCTGATTCTGTTACTATTTGTTATGCTGTATGCATGTGTTGCAATTCTTTGAtggtgaatatttttttctatttcatcctCTACCCTCTTTCTGCTATTCTTATTCTGTTTGTTGTGTTATCATATTgagatatttacttatttatttatttagagatggagtctcactctgtcacccagactggagtgcagtggcgcgatttgggctcactgcaacctccgccttcctggttcaaatgattctcctgcctcagcctcccaagtagctgggactacaggtgcgcgccaccaggcctggctaatttttgtatttttagtagagatggggtttcgccatgttggccaggctggtcttgctcctgatctcaggtgatctgactgcctcggcctcccaaagtgctgggattacaggcgtgagccactgcgcctggccaaattgagatttttttttaggcTTTAGTTCTCAATCCCTAAACTCTTTTCCCAGGCACTCTTTCATAACACGTAAGATTTGAACGTTTTTAAGTTCCAGTTCCTCCTGTGCTGGTTAATTTCAAACTGATCCTATCCTTGGCTATTACTTTTCCTCTCCTTTATCCACACTTTTTTTGCAATAGCAGCAATAGGAGAGTTTCCCATGGCCTTCCTGCAAAATTTGAATCGTGAAATAATGCTTTATATAAAGGCTATTGAAAATTATCAGCTTTTTTTGGCAAGATTTCTACATTCTCTCCTCTGTCTCAATTTTATGGATTTTGCcagcttcctttttttaaaaatcaccaggcTATTTCTTTGTCCCTTCTAATGtaatttctttgcttttgctATCAAACTACATATATAAAATGGGTTATATAGCATGATAATATCTaaattttaaagtctattttccaTGTGCTTTCTAACCTTTTGCTAAAATCTAACCTCATATTTATTTGCAAGGGAATCTTATTTTAATCCTCACATATTTTCACATATACATTTTTCCATCCCACAAACGTCAAATTACCTCCATTGATATTTGTTTCATTAATTGTTTCTTCATCAATAACAAATGATGGACAATACTGGAAAACCACTTATCCATTCTTTGCCTTTCTCACTAGTATAAATTTgagtctctgttttttttttaattattcctttttgactcagatttttttttaaatcaaccacATATTGATCATCCTTTAGGTATATAGGTATAAGATATATATCAATTTCTTACcatacttctatttctttttcctttttctttttctttttttttttttgagaccgggtcttaacctatcacccaggctgaagtgcagtggcatgatctcggctcattgcaacctccacctcccaggtccaagaattctcttgtctcagcctcccaagtagctgggactacagttgcacaccaccacgcccagctaatttttgtatttttagtagggatggggtttcaccatattgatcaggccggtctcgaactcctgacctcaggtgatccacctgcctcggcctcccaaagtgctgggattacaggcataaaccactgcgcctggctcataCTTCTATTTCTTAATCcttgtaatgaaataatttttagcagAACATGAAATATTAAGTTATGGCCCAAAGGTATATGGTGGAAAtcattacacatttattttaagttgcaTATAACTTATCAGCTACTACAGAAATGGGTTATACCCCAGGACTAAGCAAGAAAgttctaaattatatttcaatttacaTAGGAAAAGAGGCAGTGAAGCAGATCCAAGGCACATTTTAATGTGTCTCAAGCACCAACAACAACACCTGGCACAGAGTTAGTGTTTAATAAATGTATGTTCAATGAGTCAATGAGTAAAAGTGCTCTTAAAAGTATTtcatgcaaaacaaacaaacaaacaaaaatgaagccATGTACCTGGACATCTCCCCCAACACCTCCAACCATGGGATCTTCTTCTAAAACTTTTACCATCTCCACAGATGAGGCTGGGTCAAGCATAGTGTCTGAATCACAAACCTGCaaagaagcaaatgaaaaatgagttaaagaaaaggaagaactaTAAATACATTCCCTGTAGTCAAAATTTCACATACATACTGTGTCCTCATCTTACTGTCACAAGGCCTCAGTAAGCAAGTATCATGATGATAACAGAGGCCTTGTTATATCATGGCCAATACAAAGAGCCTATTTTTCAGCAAACTCAATATTTAAGTTAATGACATTGCTGGGTAGAACAGCTGAAGTGATGTGCTAAGTATGACTTGTAGCGTGATCAACTTGTCCCAGTTTGCCATAGATGCTCCCAATTTTGTCAATGAAAGTCTCACATCCCAGGTAACCCCTAGTCCTGGCAAACTGTAATGGTTGGTCCCCCTAGAGgtctgtttaagaaaaaaaaaaaatgttttcttgttaCCTTCAATAAGGCTTTTAGGCCTTTTTGTCTTTCAGGTCTGAATGATAAGAAAATTCTATGACATTTTCTTAAGGGAGACATATTTAGTAATGATTTTACCTTTCATTTTAATACGGTAAATAAATGATAGGAGAGCAATTCTCCTACATAGGATTGTATAATTCTAAAGCAATAGTGTAGTTCTAAAGATTGTATAGTTCTAAAGTCCATATGACCTGGGCTTAGCAAATGACATTGTATCAGGAAGGGGATTTGCAGGACCTTCAACACCTTTTTATTCTAAAGTATTAAGTGTTCATCTGGCCCTCTGAATTTAAAAGTGGATATAAATCACTTTAAGCTATTCTAGAAATGCCCATTGTTGTTTTTAAACACAATCTTTctatgagccaaaaaaaaaaagcaagtctgAAACTAGACCAACCACAACTTCAAGAAAATTGTTGGAATTAGTTTATAACTGTGTATTCCTAATAGATATTTCTATTGGAGTCTCAAGGGCACAGGGCTATAAACTGTGCTTTTCTTTTCAGACTGATTTCCAAATCAACTGAAaagttaaacagaaaaataataaagcaaatggaaaaccaaactaTTACCTGTATGCTTACAAAGCTGATATGGAGAATAGGGCTTTATATGTGGAAAAGTGGGCTTCATAATTCTGAGTAATTCCCAGAACTACCCAGTCCCAGAGAGGGTCTCAGTGGGACTAGCCTCCTGCAGATACAGTGTATGTCCCTTCAAAAGGTACAGCTGATACCTGTTCCTGGGGGGATGCCCACTCCCAAAAGCCAGGCAGAAAGAGCTGGGCTTCCCCTTATTCCTTCCACACTCACTAATAAGATTAAGTCACTCCTTTTCTCttaggaaaggaatgaaaacagC
This genomic stretch from Pan paniscus chromosome 7, NHGRI_mPanPan1-v2.0_pri, whole genome shotgun sequence harbors:
- the HAS2 gene encoding hyaluronan synthase 2 isoform X1 is translated as MISTSGGIKPEYHLIILQMHCERFLCILRIIGTTLFGVSLLLGITAAYIVGYQFIQTDNYYFSFGLYGAFLASHLIIQSLFAFLEHRKMKKSLETPIKLNKTVALCIAAYQEDPDYLRKCLQSVKRLTYPGIKVVMVIDGNSEDDLYMMDIFSEVMGRDKSATYIWKNNFHEKGPGETDESHKESSQHVTQLVLSNKSICIMQKWGGKREVMYTAFRALGRSVDYVQVCDSDTMLDPASSVEMVKVLEEDPMVGGVGGDVQILNKYDSWISFLSSVRYWMAFNIERACQSYFGCVQCISGPLGMYRNSLLHEFVEDWYNQEFMGNQCSFGDDRHLTNRVLSLGYATKYTARSKCLTETPIEYLRWLNQQTRWSKSYFREWLYNAMWFHKHHLWMTYEAIITGFFPFFLIATVIQLFYRGKIWNILLFLLTVQLVGLIKSSFASCLRGNIVMVFMSLYSVLYMSSLLPAKMFAIATINKAGWGTSGRKTIVVNFIGLIPVSVWFTILLGGVIFTIYKESKRPFSESKQTVLIVGTLLYACYWVMLLTLYVVLINKCGRRKKGQQYDMVLDV
- the HAS2 gene encoding hyaluronan synthase 2 isoform X2; translated protein: MHCERFLCILRIIGTTLFGVSLLLGITAAYIVGYQFIQTDNYYFSFGLYGAFLASHLIIQSLFAFLEHRKMKKSLETPIKLNKTVALCIAAYQEDPDYLRKCLQSVKRLTYPGIKVVMVIDGNSEDDLYMMDIFSEVMGRDKSATYIWKNNFHEKGPGETDESHKESSQHVTQLVLSNKSICIMQKWGGKREVMYTAFRALGRSVDYVQVCDSDTMLDPASSVEMVKVLEEDPMVGGVGGDVQILNKYDSWISFLSSVRYWMAFNIERACQSYFGCVQCISGPLGMYRNSLLHEFVEDWYNQEFMGNQCSFGDDRHLTNRVLSLGYATKYTARSKCLTETPIEYLRWLNQQTRWSKSYFREWLYNAMWFHKHHLWMTYEAIITGFFPFFLIATVIQLFYRGKIWNILLFLLTVQLVGLIKSSFASCLRGNIVMVFMSLYSVLYMSSLLPAKMFAIATINKAGWGTSGRKTIVVNFIGLIPVSVWFTILLGGVIFTIYKESKRPFSESKQTVLIVGTLLYACYWVMLLTLYVVLINKCGRRKKGQQYDMVLDV